The Aureispira anguillae genome contains a region encoding:
- a CDS encoding DUF1295 domain-containing protein, with amino-acid sequence MTDSIFYTLVYGWIALACITFFSLFFVTAPFGRHTSKEWGPMINARLGWFIMEIPSPLVFTYFFFSGSTAPNSVTLIFWALWVLHYFNRSVIYPLRQRDHSKKMPIMIMGSAISFNIMNGFINGYFLGNYGDSYTTAWLSSPYFVIGASLFFIGMFINVQSDNILLNLRKPGETGYKIPKGGLFGYVSCPNLLGEIIEWFGFALMLSALPALSFALWTFANLSPRAIAHHEWYHQKFDTYPKKRKAVLPFLW; translated from the coding sequence ATGACTGATTCAATTTTTTATACGCTTGTGTATGGGTGGATAGCGCTCGCCTGTATTACTTTTTTTTCGTTGTTTTTTGTTACCGCTCCCTTTGGGCGACACACTTCTAAGGAATGGGGTCCTATGATTAATGCACGACTGGGTTGGTTTATCATGGAAATTCCATCGCCTTTAGTTTTTACCTACTTTTTCTTTTCGGGAAGTACAGCCCCCAATTCCGTCACCCTAATATTTTGGGCCTTATGGGTACTTCATTACTTTAATAGAAGTGTTATTTACCCGCTACGCCAACGTGACCACAGCAAAAAAATGCCCATTATGATTATGGGTTCTGCCATTTCTTTTAATATAATGAATGGTTTTATCAATGGTTATTTCCTAGGAAACTATGGCGATAGTTATACAACTGCATGGCTGTCTTCTCCTTATTTTGTTATAGGGGCTTCTCTCTTTTTTATTGGAATGTTTATTAATGTTCAGTCTGATAATATCCTATTAAATTTACGCAAACCTGGAGAAACAGGCTACAAAATTCCCAAAGGAGGGCTCTTTGGTTATGTTTCTTGCCCTAATTTGTTGGGAGAAATCATTGAGTGGTTTGGCTTTGCCCTCATGCTTTCTGCTTTGCCTGCGCTATCTTTTGCTTTGTGGACCTTTGCCAACCTAAGCCCTAGAGCCATTGCGCATCACGAATGGTATCACCAAAAATTTGACACTTACCCCAAAAAACGCAAGGCTGTATTACCCTTTCTTTGGTAA
- a CDS encoding alpha/beta hydrolase has translation MASVQAKMMSFFLRKLKSRAFRLMGNHDEFRKEKEKIFSRVACPKSVNVKYFDMNGVEAARFVPPKSRYAHKVVLYFHGGGYTSGSIKSHAGLIGKIALETGIPHVAINYRLAPEYTYPAALEDALKAYQWLLEKEHFNANDIIIMGDSAGGGLTLATLLRIKATGLPNPLSAVVISPWVDLTMSGESALSEPEKDPILDVSKAKEWAKWYAGNAPLNHPFVSPLFGDLSDLPPILIQVGTEEILLSDSVRFAAFAAMKDSVVTLKIEEGMPHVWHFFWQYIPEAKAAIRNIAGYLDEQIKADEEINEWQSLASIQSKSLGEKTAVVARLSYEAFKLGKNVLRKKISG, from the coding sequence ATGGCAAGTGTGCAGGCTAAGATGATGAGTTTTTTCTTGCGAAAACTTAAGAGTCGTGCGTTTAGATTAATGGGAAACCATGATGAATTTCGAAAAGAAAAAGAAAAAATATTCAGTCGTGTAGCATGCCCCAAATCAGTAAATGTTAAGTATTTTGATATGAATGGAGTAGAGGCTGCTCGCTTTGTTCCTCCTAAATCAAGATATGCGCATAAGGTAGTCTTGTATTTTCACGGTGGTGGTTATACCTCAGGATCTATCAAAAGCCACGCAGGGCTGATTGGGAAAATAGCATTAGAAACAGGGATACCTCATGTTGCGATCAATTATCGGTTGGCTCCAGAGTATACCTATCCCGCAGCCTTAGAGGATGCTCTAAAGGCTTATCAATGGTTGTTGGAAAAAGAGCATTTTAATGCAAACGACATCATTATAATGGGAGATTCTGCGGGAGGAGGTCTGACCTTGGCAACTTTGTTAAGAATAAAGGCAACGGGCTTACCCAATCCTTTGTCAGCAGTGGTTATCTCTCCTTGGGTTGATTTGACAATGAGTGGAGAATCTGCTTTGAGCGAACCAGAAAAAGATCCTATTTTAGATGTGTCCAAAGCAAAAGAATGGGCAAAGTGGTATGCAGGAAACGCTCCCTTAAACCACCCCTTTGTTTCACCTTTATTTGGAGATTTATCCGATTTACCCCCCATTTTAATACAAGTTGGAACAGAAGAAATTTTATTGAGCGATTCGGTACGATTTGCGGCATTTGCTGCGATGAAAGACTCTGTTGTTACCTTAAAAATTGAAGAGGGAATGCCACATGTATGGCATTTTTTCTGGCAGTATATACCTGAGGCTAAAGCTGCTATTCGTAATATTGCTGGTTATCTAGACGAACAAATTAAAGCCGATGAAGAAATTAATGAATGGCAATCTTTGGCTTCTATTCAATCCAAATCTTTGGGAGAAAAAACGGCTGTCGTTGCTCGTTTGTCTTACGAAGCATTTAAGCTCGGAAAAAATGTTTTAAGAAAGAAGATCTCTGGATAA
- the dcd gene encoding dCTP deaminase, with amino-acid sequence MILSDKEILKAIENKEIVIEPFDPNCLGTNSYDVHLGKYLATYKNRVLDARAHNEIESFEIPDEGFVLQSGMLYLGVTEEYTETHNSVPFLEGKSSVGRLGIDIHATAGKGDVGFCNTWTLEISCTHPVRVYKGMPIGQLIYFMVHGDIQTYYNKKQNAKYNERTIRPVESMMWKNKF; translated from the coding sequence ATGATACTATCCGATAAGGAAATACTAAAGGCAATTGAAAACAAAGAAATTGTAATCGAACCATTTGACCCCAACTGCTTAGGTACTAACTCTTATGATGTTCACTTAGGTAAATACTTGGCGACTTACAAAAATCGTGTACTAGATGCTAGGGCGCACAACGAAATTGAATCGTTTGAAATTCCAGATGAAGGTTTTGTTTTACAATCGGGCATGCTTTATTTAGGAGTAACAGAGGAATATACGGAAACGCACAATTCCGTTCCTTTTTTAGAAGGAAAATCAAGTGTAGGGCGTTTGGGAATCGACATCCATGCTACTGCTGGAAAGGGGGATGTTGGCTTTTGTAATACTTGGACGCTTGAAATTTCATGCACCCATCCTGTTCGAGTTTATAAAGGAATGCCAATTGGGCAACTTATTTATTTTATGGTGCATGGAGACATTCAAACCTACTATAACAAAAAACAAAATGCCAAATACAATGAGCGCACGATCCGCCCTGTTGAATCGATGATGTGGAAAAATAAGTTTTAA
- a CDS encoding DUF6438 domain-containing protein: protein MTFLVVVGAFLPFVIIFVIVIRKSARIQQKVQELEEQQKELRAINSLLEIEKGDLLKKQAVLDKELASAIQDNASQQEKLNQYAARQQEFHIIKFGRISAWGSPAYSISVDALGNVLYHGKEAVRMIGFFQWKIYRKRINNINHIIKKSDFFKIEEDEFKSTLENISAVVIEIYLKNGLHKKISYDHAAQYPMGLGFLERKLDLILGTQKLWLFWGQNVVQFSIKRGLNYQVSFIVNQGLLYTILGQEYFSDWYINGWKDINDLVLKYETSLIEETHYSYQKHPRDTIWVELETGFRFLISPNKQPEFYQEFALLVELHGKELQTKV, encoded by the coding sequence ATGACTTTTCTTGTTGTTGTTGGTGCCTTCCTTCCTTTTGTGATAATATTTGTTATTGTCATTAGAAAAAGTGCCCGTATTCAACAAAAAGTACAAGAACTTGAAGAGCAACAAAAGGAGTTACGTGCCATTAACTCTCTATTGGAAATTGAGAAGGGGGACTTACTAAAAAAACAGGCCGTACTCGACAAAGAATTGGCTTCCGCTATTCAAGACAATGCAAGCCAACAAGAAAAACTAAACCAATATGCTGCTCGTCAACAGGAGTTTCACATCATTAAATTTGGTCGTATTTCTGCTTGGGGCAGCCCTGCTTATAGCATTTCGGTAGATGCATTGGGCAATGTCTTGTACCACGGAAAAGAAGCCGTTCGTATGATTGGCTTTTTTCAGTGGAAAATCTATAGAAAACGGATTAACAACATCAATCACATCATTAAGAAATCTGATTTTTTTAAGATTGAAGAAGATGAATTTAAAAGTACCTTAGAGAACATTTCTGCTGTTGTCATTGAAATCTACCTCAAGAATGGCCTCCACAAAAAAATAAGTTACGATCATGCTGCTCAATACCCTATGGGCTTAGGTTTTTTAGAACGCAAATTAGATCTTATTTTGGGTACTCAAAAACTCTGGCTTTTTTGGGGGCAAAATGTGGTTCAGTTTTCCATCAAAAGGGGCTTAAATTACCAAGTTTCTTTTATTGTTAACCAAGGTCTGTTGTATACCATATTAGGGCAAGAATATTTTAGCGATTGGTATATAAATGGCTGGAAGGACATCAATGATTTGGTACTAAAATACGAAACTTCGCTCATTGAAGAGACGCATTATTCTTACCAAAAACATCCTAGAGATACCATTTGGGTAGAACTCGAAACTGGTTTTCGTTTCCTCATTAGTCCGAACAAACAACCTGAGTTTTATCAAGAATTTGCTCTGCTTGTAGAACTTCATGGTAAAGAATTGCAAACTAAAGTCTAG
- the moaA gene encoding GTP 3',8-cyclase MoaA gives MIIDQHNRIHDYLRISLTERCNLRCFYCMPEEGVELAPKAELMTYEEILAIATTFVEMGVRKIRLTGGEPLVRKDAHVIIEALGKLPVELGVTTNGIVVHRFIDTFKKAGLKAVNISLDTLDRDKFAIVTKRDYFEQVYRNIGLLLAEGFRVKVNAVLMRAINFDEIIDFIELTKSRPLQVQFIEFMPFGGNKWDWEKGISLAEILEKATAHYGEDQVLRIQDKPNDTAVNYKIKTYEGSFAIISTITNPFCSTCNRIRLTANGRIKNCLFSTSETDLLSPFRAGEDIKPIILNGIRSKAAERGGWDNFEDLANPENHGQNRSMILIGG, from the coding sequence ATGATAATAGACCAACATAATAGGATTCATGATTATTTGCGTATTTCATTGACGGAACGTTGCAATTTACGCTGTTTTTATTGCATGCCAGAGGAAGGGGTAGAATTAGCCCCCAAAGCTGAATTGATGACTTATGAAGAAATTCTAGCCATTGCAACTACTTTTGTGGAAATGGGAGTGCGAAAAATTCGTCTGACTGGCGGCGAGCCCTTGGTCAGAAAGGATGCGCATGTTATTATTGAAGCTTTGGGGAAATTACCTGTTGAATTAGGGGTGACAACAAATGGAATTGTTGTCCATCGTTTTATCGATACTTTTAAAAAGGCAGGACTAAAAGCGGTCAATATTAGTTTGGACACCTTGGATAGAGATAAGTTTGCTATTGTGACCAAGCGAGATTATTTTGAACAGGTCTATCGAAATATTGGTTTATTGTTAGCAGAGGGATTTAGAGTGAAAGTAAATGCAGTGCTGATGCGAGCAATTAATTTTGATGAAATTATCGATTTTATAGAATTAACTAAATCCCGTCCATTGCAAGTACAGTTTATCGAATTTATGCCTTTTGGGGGCAATAAATGGGACTGGGAGAAAGGAATTTCCTTGGCTGAAATTCTTGAAAAAGCAACGGCTCATTATGGCGAAGACCAAGTTTTAAGAATTCAGGATAAGCCCAATGACACAGCTGTAAATTACAAAATAAAAACGTATGAAGGTAGCTTTGCCATCATCAGTACCATTACCAATCCTTTTTGTAGCACTTGTAATCGCATTCGTCTAACGGCAAATGGGCGCATCAAAAATTGTCTCTTTTCCACATCTGAAACAGATTTACTTAGTCCCTTTCGTGCAGGAGAAGATATTAAACCTATAATTCTTAATGGCATTCGATCTAAGGCTGCTGAAAGAGGCGGATGGGATAATTTTGAAGACTTGGCTAATCCTGAAAATCATGGACAAAATCGATCTATGATTCTGATTGGCGGATAG
- a CDS encoding XdhC family protein, translating to MEEQKLWLYVAQKLKEEQGVALMWVPESIGSSPGRQGHQMAVASDATMHGTIGGGVMEYQQVEACKKLLVKGQKECLRKRLIHNPSDKSKWSGLSCSGEQTILIFFLNQRHLNLVQNIIIACQKEASYYLVLRAENTIHLEQVPIDVPRFDYQLKTEDTWHYQYIVGFQETVYLVGAGHVGLALCQQLFLLDFKIVLIDNRAALPTGKYDQFISKKIITSYKKIATFVPSTQYDYIIIMSFSSALDTLILSQLIHKPACYIGMMASQVKVDRIRATLLDKGITKEDFDRVHTPIGLPIKCKTPAEIAVSVAAQIIAIRNIDG from the coding sequence ATGGAAGAACAAAAATTGTGGTTATATGTAGCGCAAAAACTAAAGGAAGAACAAGGCGTTGCGCTAATGTGGGTGCCTGAGAGTATTGGCAGCAGTCCAGGGCGTCAGGGGCATCAAATGGCAGTGGCAAGCGATGCTACCATGCATGGAACTATTGGTGGTGGTGTGATGGAATATCAACAGGTAGAAGCTTGCAAAAAGCTTTTGGTAAAAGGGCAAAAAGAATGCTTAAGAAAGCGGTTGATTCACAACCCATCGGATAAAAGTAAATGGTCAGGATTGTCTTGCTCTGGGGAGCAGACAATTTTGATTTTTTTTCTAAATCAACGCCATCTAAACTTAGTTCAAAACATAATAATTGCCTGCCAAAAAGAAGCTTCTTATTACTTAGTTTTGAGAGCCGAAAATACCATCCACCTAGAACAAGTGCCCATTGATGTACCTAGGTTTGATTATCAACTTAAAACAGAGGATACTTGGCACTATCAATATATTGTTGGCTTTCAAGAAACGGTTTATTTGGTTGGAGCAGGTCATGTCGGCTTGGCTTTGTGCCAACAGCTATTTCTGTTGGATTTTAAAATTGTTTTGATTGATAATCGAGCTGCTTTGCCCACAGGGAAATATGACCAATTTATTTCGAAAAAAATCATCACTAGCTATAAAAAAATAGCTACTTTTGTACCAAGCACACAATATGATTATATTATAATTATGAGTTTTTCTAGTGCATTGGATACGTTGATTTTAAGTCAACTAATTCATAAACCTGCTTGTTATATTGGTATGATGGCTAGCCAAGTAAAAGTAGACAGAATTAGAGCAACCTTGTTAGACAAAGGAATTACAAAGGAGGATTTTGATCGGGTGCATACACCAATTGGTTTGCCAATAAAATGTAAAACTCCTGCTGAAATTGCAGTAAGTGTTGCTGCTCAGATAATTGCCATTCGAAATATTGATGGATAA
- a CDS encoding DUF6986 family protein: MKLSITKEEKALITSELSKHNLAFQQIYNGDRADRQPVHTVYGGANLFDSAIVTKLREKAVSSLTTYAPNFCVLGRVLKLEGWEHLPQNIEAIETLKNRLDLLSETERKKETHWLAYTVYNKLVAKLDQEPLEDFRIDFEDGFGNRSDQEEDETAVRAAKEVAKGMKNGSLPPYIGIRIKPFSEDLKERGIRTLDIFISTLCSETGGQLPDNFVVMLPKVTIAAQVEAMVQLFELLEKANNIEPNQLKMEMMVETTQSIMAEDGKNPLLKFIRASKGRLIACHFGTYDYTASCNITAKYQTMDHPVCDFAHHVTKVALSHTGIWLSDGATNVMPVGPHRGEQLTFAELKENTEIVHRAWKMGYDHVRHSLWNGFYQGWDLHPAQFIARYAAVYAFFLESYSDAALRLKNFVEKAARATLTTDIFDDAATGQGLLNYFLKGLNSGAISEEEAMATGLTLDEIRSRSFLAILEGRRGK, encoded by the coding sequence ATGAAATTATCAATCACAAAAGAAGAAAAAGCGTTAATTACCAGTGAACTAAGTAAGCATAATCTTGCTTTTCAACAAATTTATAATGGAGATAGAGCAGATCGACAACCTGTTCATACGGTTTATGGAGGAGCAAATCTTTTTGATTCAGCTATTGTTACCAAGTTAAGAGAAAAAGCAGTAAGTAGCTTAACAACTTATGCTCCTAATTTTTGCGTTTTAGGACGTGTTTTAAAGCTAGAAGGTTGGGAACATTTACCTCAAAATATTGAAGCAATAGAAACCCTCAAAAATAGGTTGGATTTGCTTTCAGAAACAGAACGTAAAAAAGAAACGCATTGGCTGGCGTATACCGTTTATAATAAATTGGTCGCTAAATTGGATCAAGAACCTTTAGAAGATTTTAGAATAGATTTTGAGGATGGTTTTGGCAATCGAAGCGATCAAGAAGAGGATGAAACAGCCGTTCGAGCTGCTAAGGAAGTTGCAAAAGGAATGAAAAATGGTTCTTTACCGCCCTATATTGGCATTAGAATTAAGCCGTTTAGTGAAGACTTAAAGGAGCGAGGAATACGTACCTTAGATATATTTATTAGTACGTTGTGCAGTGAAACAGGTGGGCAGCTTCCCGATAACTTTGTGGTTATGTTGCCTAAGGTAACCATTGCGGCACAGGTAGAGGCAATGGTTCAATTGTTTGAATTGCTAGAAAAGGCAAACAATATTGAGCCGAATCAACTTAAGATGGAAATGATGGTCGAAACAACTCAGTCAATTATGGCTGAAGATGGCAAAAATCCATTGTTGAAATTTATTCGTGCAAGCAAAGGACGTTTAATTGCTTGCCATTTTGGAACCTATGATTATACGGCATCTTGTAATATTACGGCCAAATACCAAACGATGGATCACCCTGTTTGTGATTTTGCACACCATGTTACCAAAGTGGCATTGTCGCATACTGGAATTTGGTTGTCAGATGGTGCAACGAATGTAATGCCTGTAGGCCCTCATCGAGGAGAGCAGTTGACGTTTGCAGAGCTTAAGGAAAATACAGAAATTGTACATCGTGCTTGGAAAATGGGCTATGATCATGTGCGTCACTCTTTATGGAATGGGTTTTATCAGGGATGGGATTTGCATCCTGCTCAATTTATAGCTCGATATGCTGCGGTATATGCTTTCTTTTTAGAGAGTTATAGCGATGCTGCCTTGCGCTTGAAAAATTTTGTAGAAAAAGCGGCTCGTGCCACCCTAACAACAGATATTTTTGATGATGCTGCTACAGGACAGGGCTTGCTAAATTATTTCTTGAAAGGCTTGAATAGTGGTGCAATTTCAGAGGAAGAAGCAATGGCAACGGGACTTACTTTGGATGAAATTCGCAGCCGTTCTTTTTTGGCAATTCTAGAAGGACGTCGTGGGAAATAG